The Algoriphagus sanaruensis genome window below encodes:
- a CDS encoding sensor histidine kinase, producing the protein MFSHRYSYLFAGLLGGYSFLNIYVLDGDRLYAVELDVLPLLIIILSLTFLVWGINQLVQNRVQKNFKQVHPLVIQLSFSMLAVAGLAFFSAEITGMILQGPFSFSLQNFLLTLAFTSRINLFLNSINGIYFFQKKYKEKELEMERVKSLTSEAKLESINSQLNPHFFFNNLSALSVLIHTDVLRADRYLLKLSEVYRYILKNRGNELVSLQEELNFLEHYLELLSIRFEDALRFKMNIKESCRTKFIPPAVLQLLVENVVKHNYFTPKMPLEISLICDEKYLRISNLKQPKPAVEPTSGIGLQNISQRYQFLNLDIRVIDQPEFFTVELPLIHEEEITFSRR; encoded by the coding sequence ATGTTTAGTCACCGATACAGCTACCTTTTCGCCGGATTATTAGGGGGATATTCATTTTTAAATATCTATGTCTTAGATGGAGATCGGCTGTATGCGGTTGAACTGGATGTGCTGCCCTTGTTGATTATAATTTTGTCGCTTACTTTTTTGGTTTGGGGCATTAATCAGCTAGTTCAAAATCGAGTTCAAAAAAATTTCAAACAAGTTCATCCATTAGTGATACAATTATCTTTTTCTATGCTTGCTGTAGCAGGATTAGCCTTTTTTTCAGCAGAAATTACCGGTATGATTCTCCAAGGGCCATTCAGTTTCTCGCTTCAAAACTTCTTGCTGACTTTGGCATTTACTTCAAGAATCAATTTGTTTTTGAATAGTATCAACGGCATCTATTTCTTTCAAAAAAAATATAAGGAAAAGGAGCTTGAAATGGAGCGAGTAAAATCTTTGACCTCCGAGGCTAAATTGGAATCCATCAACTCCCAACTCAATCCACATTTTTTCTTCAATAATTTGAGCGCATTGTCCGTCTTGATCCATACTGATGTGCTTCGGGCAGATCGATACCTGTTAAAGTTGAGCGAGGTATATCGCTATATTCTCAAAAACCGCGGTAATGAGTTGGTTTCGCTTCAGGAGGAGCTAAACTTTTTAGAACATTACCTTGAATTGTTAAGCATCCGATTTGAGGATGCTTTACGGTTTAAAATGAACATTAAAGAGAGCTGTAGGACAAAATTTATTCCTCCTGCGGTGTTACAGCTTTTGGTTGAAAATGTGGTGAAACATAACTATTTCACTCCCAAAATGCCCCTTGAGATTTCCTTGATTTGCGATGAAAAGTATTTAAGGATTTCAAATCTCAAGCAGCCAAAACCTGCCGTAGAACCTACATCCGGAATTGGCCTTCAAAACATATCTCAACGTTATCAGTTTTTAAATCTTGACATCCGGGTGATTGATCAGCCGGAATTTTTCACTGTTGAACTTCCTTTAATTCATGAAGAAGAAATTACTTTTAGCAGAAGATGA
- a CDS encoding fasciclin domain-containing protein has translation MAKFFKILLAGSLFFTILSCNEDYQGPIPYPTLIQAAEEAGLTTLVSAVRAIPGLEAALQDQDAITVFAPSNEAFANALQAFGASDLNDLVAKLGGAENLQTVLGFHVVPAVAFSRNLNQDNVFTTLAGQSLRVTSNPGIVTVTDAAGNVARVIQADVQIENGVVHVIDRVLLPAVDLPKPTLVEVATENGLTTLLSAVSAVDGLPEDLLSAQAITVFAPSNEAFAAALEVFGAASLDELVVKIGGVSNLEKVLGYHVVPAVALSGSLQASNTFMTLAGQEIFVEKSGNTVSVRDQLGRVAQVVAADIEISNGVVHVLNGVMLPDLELPTVVEAAQGAGLSVLLDAVTAAGLGNALVNADAITVFAPTNDAFGAALEAFGASNLSQLVTKIGGIENLQTVLGFHVVPAVAFSSDLAATNTFTTLAGQNLTVTKNSSGVTVTDATGNTINVIAADVAIENGVVHVIDGVLLPELTLPNVVEAAQAANLSILLDAVTAAGLGQTLLDQESMTVFAPTNQAFADLLAALNLGSLQELISTLGAEAVVKVLGFHVVPATAFSFDLAQGSQLVPTLSGEMLTVTRNGNSVTVTDKAGNTFNVVAADVAIENGVVHVIDGVLLPTL, from the coding sequence GCCGGATCGTTGTTTTTTACGATTCTCTCTTGTAATGAGGACTATCAGGGTCCTATTCCTTATCCTACGTTGATTCAAGCAGCCGAAGAGGCAGGTTTAACTACCCTTGTATCTGCGGTTCGAGCTATCCCAGGACTTGAGGCTGCTTTGCAAGACCAAGATGCAATTACTGTTTTTGCTCCGTCCAATGAAGCATTTGCAAATGCTCTTCAAGCGTTCGGCGCATCTGATCTAAATGATTTAGTAGCCAAGCTAGGAGGGGCTGAAAATTTGCAAACTGTTCTCGGATTTCATGTTGTACCAGCAGTAGCCTTTTCAAGAAACCTCAATCAGGATAATGTTTTTACAACCCTTGCCGGACAATCCCTGCGGGTAACTTCTAATCCTGGAATTGTAACTGTAACAGACGCTGCTGGAAATGTGGCACGGGTGATTCAAGCTGATGTACAAATAGAAAATGGGGTGGTGCATGTCATCGATCGCGTGCTTTTACCAGCTGTGGATCTACCCAAACCAACTCTTGTAGAGGTAGCTACCGAGAATGGATTGACTACTCTTTTATCAGCAGTTTCTGCAGTGGATGGTTTGCCCGAAGATTTACTTTCTGCTCAAGCAATTACTGTTTTTGCACCGTCTAATGAAGCCTTTGCTGCGGCTTTAGAAGTTTTTGGTGCTGCTTCTTTGGATGAATTGGTAGTGAAGATTGGAGGAGTATCTAATTTGGAAAAAGTCTTAGGATATCATGTAGTTCCTGCGGTTGCGCTTTCTGGAAGTCTCCAAGCCAGTAATACATTTATGACTTTGGCAGGTCAGGAAATTTTCGTAGAAAAATCAGGCAATACTGTTTCCGTTAGAGATCAATTGGGAAGAGTGGCTCAAGTAGTAGCTGCAGATATTGAAATTTCCAATGGAGTTGTACATGTTTTGAATGGAGTGATGTTGCCTGATTTAGAGTTGCCAACTGTTGTGGAAGCAGCTCAAGGTGCCGGACTAAGCGTGCTTCTTGATGCAGTTACCGCAGCAGGATTGGGCAATGCCTTAGTAAATGCAGATGCGATTACAGTATTTGCTCCTACCAATGATGCTTTTGGAGCAGCTCTAGAAGCATTCGGTGCAAGTAATCTTAGTCAATTGGTTACCAAGATTGGTGGAATTGAAAACCTTCAAACAGTTTTAGGTTTCCATGTTGTGCCAGCAGTAGCTTTCTCATCTGATTTAGCTGCAACCAATACGTTTACCACTTTGGCAGGTCAAAATCTAACTGTGACGAAGAACTCTTCGGGTGTGACAGTAACTGATGCTACCGGAAATACAATCAATGTAATTGCTGCTGATGTGGCCATTGAAAATGGGGTAGTTCATGTGATTGATGGTGTTTTATTGCCCGAACTCACTCTTCCTAATGTCGTTGAAGCGGCGCAAGCTGCCAATTTGAGTATTTTGTTAGATGCAGTTACAGCTGCTGGATTGGGGCAAACGCTTTTGGACCAAGAATCAATGACTGTTTTTGCACCAACCAACCAGGCATTCGCAGATTTATTGGCAGCGCTCAATTTGGGTTCATTGCAAGAATTGATTTCCACTTTAGGAGCTGAGGCCGTTGTTAAAGTTTTAGGCTTTCATGTAGTTCCAGCCACTGCGTTCTCATTTGATTTGGCTCAGGGATCCCAGCTGGTGCCAACACTCTCAGGTGAAATGTTGACCGTAACCAGAAATGGTAATTCTGTGACAGTGACAGATAAGGCCGGAAACACCTTTAATGTTGTTGCCGCTGACGTTGCTATTGAGAATGGGGTAGTTCACGTGATTGACGGAGTATTGCTTCCAACACTTTAA